One Glaciihabitans arcticus DNA window includes the following coding sequences:
- a CDS encoding type I restriction-modification system subunit M, protein MAENNNGAFIWSIANLLRGVYKQADYGKVILPFTVLRRLDALLEPTKNDVLDTFERRKNQPGLDHILPPVSKQAFYNTSKFTLAMLAGDPANLKANLLNYVEGFSPNVRDIFERYAFPAQLSTLEENDLLYLVLQKFAAIDLHPDRVSNTEMGLIFEELIRKFAEASNETAGEHFTPREVVRLIVSLLFTEHPDDDPKRSLTVPGAVRTVYDPAAGTGGMLSVADDYAREHFPQASLTLMGQELNAESFAIAKADMVIKGQTVENMVWGDTLTGDGHIGKTFDFGLSNPPFGVEWKKQQSFVTKEFKEHGFDGRFGPGLPRVSDGSLLFLMHLVKKMRPKRDGGGRVGIVLNGSPLFTGGAGSGESAIRQYVIENDLVDAIIALPTDIFYNTGIATYVWILDNDKPASRKGTIQLVDATDQWVKMRKSLGSKRRQMSAEQIAHIVNLYGSHEQSDASKIFNNIDFGYSTITVERPLQLAWAITPDAVELALSAKPLAKLTNAELTSLRVELVETSPTTDMKAFTKRIKDAAARANVALAAPQLKSLLDVFSQRDATAPVIMDSKGNAIPDTDLRDTENVPLIEDIDAYVAREIAPHVSQFWVDRSKDRIGYEIPFTRHFYKYVAPRALEDIDADLNKLVREITVLLAEVESA, encoded by the coding sequence ATGGCCGAGAACAACAACGGTGCCTTCATCTGGTCGATCGCGAACTTGCTGCGAGGGGTATACAAGCAGGCTGACTACGGGAAGGTAATCCTGCCGTTCACTGTATTGCGGCGATTAGACGCGCTCCTCGAGCCAACCAAGAATGATGTGCTCGACACCTTCGAGAGGCGCAAGAATCAACCCGGTCTCGATCACATCCTGCCGCCCGTGAGCAAGCAAGCCTTCTACAACACGAGCAAGTTCACCCTCGCGATGCTCGCAGGAGACCCTGCCAACCTCAAGGCCAATCTCCTCAACTACGTAGAGGGGTTTTCGCCCAATGTGCGGGACATCTTCGAGCGCTATGCGTTCCCAGCCCAGCTCAGCACGCTCGAGGAAAACGACCTGCTCTACTTGGTACTGCAAAAGTTCGCGGCTATCGACCTGCATCCCGACCGTGTTAGCAACACGGAGATGGGTCTTATTTTCGAGGAACTTATCCGAAAGTTCGCGGAGGCGAGCAACGAGACCGCGGGAGAACACTTCACCCCCCGCGAAGTCGTTCGTTTGATCGTGAGCTTGCTTTTCACCGAGCATCCGGACGACGACCCGAAGCGCAGTCTCACCGTGCCAGGTGCTGTGCGAACCGTCTACGATCCCGCCGCCGGCACTGGGGGCATGCTCAGCGTGGCTGACGACTACGCGCGCGAGCACTTTCCGCAGGCATCCCTGACTTTGATGGGCCAGGAGCTCAATGCCGAGTCCTTCGCAATCGCGAAAGCCGACATGGTCATCAAGGGCCAGACGGTGGAGAACATGGTTTGGGGAGACACCCTCACCGGTGACGGCCACATCGGCAAGACCTTTGACTTCGGGCTGTCGAACCCGCCGTTCGGCGTGGAGTGGAAAAAGCAGCAAAGCTTCGTCACCAAGGAGTTCAAGGAGCACGGCTTCGACGGACGATTCGGCCCCGGGCTTCCGCGAGTGTCCGACGGTTCACTGCTGTTTTTGATGCACCTAGTGAAGAAGATGCGCCCCAAGCGCGACGGCGGTGGACGCGTGGGCATCGTGCTCAACGGCAGCCCGCTGTTCACGGGTGGCGCGGGCTCGGGTGAGTCCGCAATCCGCCAGTACGTGATCGAGAACGATCTGGTCGACGCGATCATCGCGCTGCCGACAGACATTTTCTACAACACCGGTATCGCCACCTATGTCTGGATACTCGACAACGACAAGCCTGCAAGCCGCAAGGGCACAATCCAACTCGTGGATGCCACGGACCAATGGGTGAAGATGCGAAAGAGTCTTGGCTCCAAACGTCGCCAAATGAGCGCCGAGCAAATCGCGCACATCGTGAATCTTTACGGATCCCACGAGCAGTCCGACGCATCCAAGATCTTTAACAATATTGACTTCGGCTATTCCACCATCACAGTCGAGCGGCCGCTCCAGCTCGCTTGGGCGATCACGCCTGACGCCGTTGAGCTGGCGCTGTCAGCCAAGCCCTTGGCCAAGCTGACCAATGCCGAGCTCACATCTTTGCGGGTCGAGCTTGTCGAGACCTCACCAACGACAGACATGAAAGCATTTACCAAGCGCATCAAGGATGCCGCGGCGCGAGCTAACGTCGCCCTCGCCGCCCCGCAACTCAAGTCCCTGCTCGACGTTTTCTCGCAGCGCGATGCCACGGCTCCGGTCATTATGGACTCGAAAGGCAACGCGATTCCTGACACCGACCTACGCGACACCGAGAATGTGCCCCTCATTGAGGACATCGACGCCTACGTCGCTCGCGAAATCGCTCCACACGTCAGTCAATTTTGGGTGGACCGCAGCAAGGACAGGATTGGGTACGAGATCCCGTTCACCCGCCACTTCTACAAGTACGTAGCACCGCGCGCCCTCGAAGACATCGACGCCGACCTCAACAAGCTCGTCCGCGAGATCACGGTGCTCTTGGCTGAGGTAGAGAGCGCATGA
- a CDS encoding restriction endonuclease subunit S yields the protein MTYPRLALRRVATIVNGGTPTPDETNWDGPVPWATPVDIGASNGRTLSTTLRSLSVSGARSGSSVVPAGSVLLSTRAPIGYVAKATMPVAFNQGCKALVPADGTDSTFLVYALNSVSHELESMGQGSTFTELSTSALASIRVPLPPPGEQRQIAEYLDRETGKIDKLILTHERLAETLRERRMASIVLAVTRGIVPNPALQRSKYPEIGDFPFRWSESRLKHVVRSLSTGTSVNGADIDAVPGDVLVLKTSCVYTGEFDASQSKVVNPDEVDAVTCPVTVGRIIVSRMNTPNLIGAAGIVQSAAPNTYLPDRLWQIDLKCDPMFLHFWMQTAQYRNQVQIAAVGASSSMQTLAQDRFLSIRLAVPPLSEQQRIVDSLTSSVAPIAALIEKSRSTVALLRERRSALVDAAVTGIVDVKGL from the coding sequence ATGACATATCCACGATTAGCGCTCCGACGTGTCGCGACGATTGTCAACGGCGGGACACCTACGCCGGATGAGACCAATTGGGACGGCCCCGTTCCTTGGGCCACACCAGTGGATATCGGAGCCAGCAACGGTCGAACTCTGTCGACCACGCTGAGAAGCCTTTCAGTATCCGGCGCACGGTCAGGGTCAAGTGTCGTGCCGGCTGGCAGCGTTTTGCTTTCGACGCGCGCACCAATCGGCTATGTGGCGAAGGCCACTATGCCAGTTGCATTCAATCAAGGGTGCAAGGCTCTCGTGCCTGCCGATGGCACCGATTCGACATTCCTGGTGTATGCCTTGAACTCTGTTTCACACGAGCTCGAGAGTATGGGGCAAGGGTCAACATTCACTGAGCTATCAACGAGCGCGCTGGCTTCCATTCGAGTTCCGCTCCCTCCGCCCGGCGAGCAGCGCCAGATCGCTGAGTACCTGGACAGGGAGACCGGCAAGATCGACAAGCTCATCCTTACCCACGAACGATTGGCAGAAACACTCCGAGAACGCAGAATGGCTTCGATTGTCCTCGCAGTGACTAGAGGAATCGTTCCGAACCCTGCACTTCAGCGATCCAAGTATCCGGAAATAGGAGATTTCCCCTTCCGGTGGTCGGAGTCTCGGCTAAAGCACGTTGTTCGATCGCTCTCCACGGGGACAAGCGTGAATGGTGCCGATATCGATGCCGTTCCCGGAGACGTCCTAGTCCTCAAGACATCGTGTGTCTACACAGGAGAATTCGACGCGAGCCAGTCGAAAGTCGTGAATCCCGATGAAGTCGATGCCGTGACGTGCCCAGTTACAGTTGGTCGGATCATCGTCAGTCGAATGAATACCCCGAATTTGATCGGGGCCGCAGGAATCGTGCAATCAGCAGCTCCCAATACGTATTTGCCAGACCGTCTGTGGCAGATCGACCTGAAGTGTGACCCGATGTTCCTGCACTTTTGGATGCAGACGGCGCAGTACCGAAACCAAGTCCAGATCGCAGCAGTAGGAGCGAGTTCCAGCATGCAGACTCTGGCGCAGGATCGATTCCTTTCGATTCGTTTGGCGGTTCCTCCGCTCAGCGAGCAGCAGCGGATCGTTGATTCCTTGACTAGTTCCGTCGCTCCGATTGCTGCCTTGATTGAGAAATCGCGATCCACGGTGGCGCTGCTTCGAGAACGGCGTTCGGCACTAGTGGACGCAGCAGTCACCGGAATAGTCGACGTGAAGGGATTGTGA